cacaatacaaaaagCGGTCAGGTAGACGTCACCTGTGGCGCTAACAAACGGGATGTTTGCGGTCAAGCCGCGCAAATAGCGCCATGCGAACCcacctttacaaacaaaccgAACTCAATGGATTTGTCGCTCATGAATGAACGTGCTAAGTGCTATGTTATCGTAATATACGTTGAAGTGTCAAATAGTTtgacgacaaaaaaaaacattaaacaaaagtCAACAATTTCGTTGTCAAACAGAACAGTCATATGTACCAACAGTttaagtaaagaaatattttaaaatattttcctatgTGTGAAGTAAACTGTGTGTGCTAATGATTGCTAGACTGTGTAGTTTGATGACTAGGTGGAACAGAGATTTGTAGGGATATCgtaaaaaaggatttatttaagATCATCTTTGAATAATACAGAAGccaatacatatttcaaaatatagaTTCTTATGGAGGTGAAACAGCAAGTTCTTGAAATTGAACGATAGACACCTACAAAAGACGCCAAGAAACCACAACTCATATACCCCAATGATAATTTGACCAAACAATTCTCCAACAAAAGCATTCGCAGTACGCACaatcaaataaaagaaacagCAATAAACGTAGATAACAAGAAATCAATAATAGCCAATAATAATGTTACAATCGTCCCACTTCTATCGCCGACAAATGGCATCGATACGACACCACAATGTTATCGCGTCGGGAATTCTTCAAAGCTTACAAAAACTCGTGCGCAAACACTTGATACCTTATCTACTCGCCTCACCCACTATTTAAACAAAGATAAAGCCTACAAAAGAATATCAATTCTTAACGTAACACCTATAATTGGCATTGTTGTAATCTTTGTAATTGCTATCAATGGTTGTGCTATGGTTGATGTGTTGATGATAATTTTAAGTCCTGTTTCAAGATACGCTTGTGGTgttagcaagtaatttcctttATCTTTCAAAGATAATGcatgttttgtttctttttagttttcCACCTTGTGGATGGGCTGTTGATAATAATGCTGCGTAATTTAGATATTAAGGAACATACTACGTTTTACACAAGGTTTACTCAAGCTCCATATTTTCTACAATTAAGCTAGCtctaatacctacctatacaaaatCATTTAGagtgatcatcatcatcatcatttgtATAGTATCTTCCTCTACAATTAAAAGTCAGGATTTACGTTTTACCTTCTAATATTTCAACTCATCATCAACACCATCGTTTCAAATTCCTTAATTTCAAACACTATATCTTCTTCACTACTTTCCTTTCTAAATTCATTCACAACTCTATCTTCTTCTCCGTCTCCCATTCCTTCTACATCTTTAAACTCCTAACTTCTTATGTAATCTTGAAGCTATATGTTAATATTTAACACTTCTTAACTTGGAATTCCTTTATCTACAACCGAGATTCCCGACAGATAAGATTTACCGGAACCCAAGAgaacttttgtattttatctcGTTCAAACAATGGTATCCTGCTTGCTATAGTTTGCTTTCCGAacaaattatgttaaaacttagaagttttgttatgtataaatataaacatatcgGCTTTTGTTGGCTTTGTCTTTGACACGATAGTTTGTGAACTTTTGAATATAGATATAAGACTTTGATTTGATAAAGTGTTGGAATTTAATGGCTATCAAGACGACCGTAATGTAAAAAAGACGCAACAAAGAAAATTGAGGAATACAAGGGAACAACAAATGAGTTTAGACAAGAAATTTGGTTGAAAAACACACCAAAATTAAGCGTCTATGGAAAGCTTTAATACCTATGATTATGTTGATCAATACTTTTTCCCAAATATAACTCAAGTTCAATTAAAAAACGGCTCCCGATTAATTTAAACTAGAATGCCAACATTATACAATTTTCACAAACCATACAAAGAACTACACAATACCACAAGGTGAGCAACAATCGTAGCTAACCACACAACACTACCCTCGATCAATATTTAAGAATCAAAAGATTATAAATGGTTACAATGTTCAGTCGGCGAGCTACGACAAAAGGGTTtctgataataaataatcattgtCTTTGTATTATTCCTCCCCATTGGTCGTAAACACAGGGCAATGTGTTAATACGTACTATACATATGCGACAGGATgccttttatttgtatgtactgAAACAAGATAGTGATGGGCGTTCGTTACTAAACGTATTATCGATCGACTAATGCAAATCGACTAAATCGATTGTTTAGTATCCCATTATGTAGATCGTGTGTGAGGTCCCCGTGTGTGTAATTTGCATTTTGAATCAGTTAATTGTTTATAGGATTCTCGAGGATCGTAATGACTAATGATCCACACGCAAGCGATGCccgtgtaataaaaatgttaaaccTACATTCCTACTACGAAAATATTTCTAAcgattcataaataaaaaatattcaacatctACATATTACCCTAATTCAAACCCTAATAAGAATAATCGATTATACATATGAATCGATTAAATACGTCCATCACTACTAAACCGAACGCGTTGTGGTTCGGCGAAGTTGAAAGAAAGTGGCGATGCGCAGGCGCCCCGTCGTGAGTCCTCGACATTCCCGAAACGTTCTACGGATTcgatatttgaaaatttaaatataagcaCCTACAAGTGGCGAATTTAAAGGCCACTTTTTAATGTCAGCGGgacattttcatttgaaatgaACCTCTTTTATATGTCGTTGAATTAACTacagtaaaaattataaaaattaacctAAGCGTTGGGGATCAAGAACTTATATgcgattaaaaatattaataattaagaatAGTTATTAAATCTAGTAATAAATcgaattttacatttaatttcttGCCTAATTTACCAAATATATAGGACTACCCTCTCCTCatctttttatacaaaacaacaTCTTGCGAGTTCCTTTTTATAACGACGCGTACCTATTCGTctaaacctaaataaaactatctaataaaatctacgtatgataaaaaaaaatacaaaagaagtCGGTAATTGACAAAGCACTATTTTATCAAATCAGATCAATTAATATGattcatttcaatttaaacgtcCATTCAACAAGTTATCATTATTATCGCCTGTTGTAATTGAGAGTGATCCACAATTGGCAAGGTGCGCAAACGCGTGCCTCGCCGCCACCGCGATACGCTATAGACCGGGAGCCCGACCATTTTATATTAcgtttattacatttatcacgcaactgtaatatcattttatgatattacatttcattaatattatacgataataattttatgacacGTTTGCAGTTAAATGTAAATTGCTTTcgatattttttggttttgtgtaaacttttatTACTCGAATTAGTAGTTTTTGAAAAATGGTTATTGAATTTGAGATTTTGGtgagaaaaattaaataaacaatattctcattatgaaaagaaatatacacttctgtaatattttgcaagattttttggtttagtattttcatcaaaaagtgTACTACACTAAACTGAGAGACATTTttgaatattgaataattttcatcTCTCACAAAATACTTCTTCAAAGTTAATATCCAGCTCTTGGTCTACAGAGCCGACATTGTAAGTAATTATGGATGCAAATGGCGGCGCTCCGAGCTACAGGAATTGGCTCAACTTGACACGTAAACAAGTTATTTAGCTTTTTGCAACATGATAACATCATTCAAGTTAAAATTATAGACATTACTTTAGTTTGTGAATTTAAAttcagattattttttaattttgtttttaaatggaaaatgttttttctagattttatttcacttttgacAGCCTCGTCGTTTTGTTTAAGTAAGtttaactactactactactagaaTATATCAGATTTCATGACTtgttacagtatttttttatgtaggtactagtaGTTTATTATACGCTAAATATGCATTACATTTGAAACCGatagttacataattttaattcactAAAACCAtatcattcaattacttatgAAATTTCACAACAATGAATTTCCCATATTTAAAACtagaagtaaatataattttattattatattgttttggggattttcaaatattaacttaatataacataattacttaatttatacaAAGTATCATAAGTTATCCAAATAACAGCAAAAAAGTAActtgatatttaagtacaagaAATAACTCAATAATGTAAGTTAAAGTTAAACTCCggttttatagttatttataaccgttcatttaaagtttaattatcaACTGCAAATATCAAAGATTCATTTCAGTTGACGTACTTACAATGGGTACGTATAAATCTGCAGTTATTGCTATTTTAATTGTGAATTTCCGTGTTCATATACTTCAGATATGAGTTGGTCGATTGTgacttggattttttattaatttaatttaatgatatgAATTAATTGTAAGTGATATTTTattggatatattttttattaccgtttttataatttcaatctAGCATTACCGAGAAGTGAAAGGTTTTATatgatttttagatttttttttaattcttcctatttttgttttcatagaaAAAGGAGAATCCAACTTCCTAAtgcattttaaagttaaatcttTCTCCTTGCATCAATTAAGGAGTTTCGCAAAGAAATCTCACGGGAACATATCTTAAATTGTGTCAAAATGTGTGTCTAATGATGCGTAACATACAAAACTTTTGAGGATCACAAAAGCCTTAAGTGTTACCTTAAAATgtcttttaaagatttttttcaacGGCCATCAttcttttattgttaaaataaaccataaatCAATACAAAATGGTCACTATCGTATGTTGAATAGAGAGCTGGGTGCACATCATTTTCCTATAAAAAATGTCTATAATAAGGACAATATTTTTCGATGTCCTTTGTAACGCAAGCGCCGAGAGGCGCTAAGGCGATATTTACATGATAATAGCCGcgattattcaaatatttttattcctcCTTCTGCATTTATGGATGGGAAACATTTTTTACAACAATTGTTCGAGATTCCTCAATAAAGTTTatcgttttcattttatttaatgtgagATTTAATAGTGGTGTGCTATGAACTATCATTTGTAAAGCCCAACTCCGTCcgaactataattataatactcgCGATGTTTATCGCGAATGTATCAACATTTATAATACTGACCTAAAGACTCAGAACTGTGAATGTGTGATAACCAAACAGGAATCGCGGATGTGTGAGTGTATGAATAATATGATCAAGCAGAATGTGATGAAAATGCTAATTATGAATGATTATGAATTAATGAATGATAactaaaacttttataatatttcatctaAAAAGGACTTAAAAATAACACAGAAATAAATAGGGTTTTGTTGAGTCAATCGTATTTTTATATGCCGTGTGTTACAcggttatttaaataaatttatttaaaaggtgTGCGAGAACGTTGGCTGTATTGCACGAAAGAAGAGCTCGAGATATAAAACCAAGTAAGTTACGATTGAATCAACAAATATAAGAACAAATGTCAGAGTACTCACTGTATTCGGGCGATAGTAACTGCGATATTGTtgatgaatgtttatttttacgtataaattaGTCGGCTGCGCGGCGGTGACTGTTGCGTTTGCAGTaaaaaacagtaatttattaGTGGCGACTTCTCGTGTTGGCACGGGCTTAACGAGTGTGTGGCGTGCGGTGCGGTGGACAGAAAAAACTGGCTCGCTTGGTACGTAGCTCGAGCAGCAGTGGCCTGAGGAAGAATAACCCCAGGAGTCGATGGGAGCTGCCACCGCTTCCGAACGTCCCCGCACCCCGCGCCGCCTCCACCCGCCCGATACAGATCACGCATTCTACGAATACCTTTAGCTACGGCGCCGACGACCGCCAGCCATCTCTTTCGCTCCAATGCTGGTGCTGCTGCGCTGGAGGTCCGAAGAATCACTGTCGCGCGGGACGGAGGGGTTCTAATGGAAGTTTCACAGCGAACGACGCTTCCTAAGTTCACCAAGTAAAGGTCACACGGGCTAAGCGAGCCGAGCGACGCAGCGTGAGCGTGGAACTCAACCGCGGCGAGGTAGCTGCGCGTGCGCAACACCGGCAGCGCCCACATCACCGGCCGTTTAGCTGCGCGCGCTACCCGCGAAACTATAGCCGTCCCGCTCACTCTTGCTGGCAGACATGTGTTTCTCTTTCTAACGCGGAGACGTGGAAAAATGTATCTAGTTCTGTAGAGGCGACGCGGAGTGCAGtagctaagttttttttttcgtttcaaTAAATTTGTGGTTGTTCGTCTCGCTTAGGCGCGCGCCCGGGGCGTCGTCGAGCGAGACGGTGTGTTGCCACCGGGTTACGCCTTCCGCGCGTTCTCGTTATTATGTAGGTTGGCCACGTATTAGAGCCTCCATGTACAGCGcaagtattaaatataatattgtcgTAAATACAAGTTGTTTGCGGCGAGGCCGGTTATTTATGTTCGAAGCGCGCGGCTACCGGCGTACGCGCCGCCTCCTATGTTTTCACATTACACAATCGATACACAATATTGAATGAATGTCATATTTTAATGTCACTATggtaatatttaaacaaaatggtTTTTCTTTTATGGATTGCTTGGAAATAATGGAGCtgtagatttttaataaaattggcaCTTAAAGTGCTACAAACGTGTTTATCCCACGGTATTATGATTAAAGTTTGGAAGTTATTGCGATATTATTATGTCTAGCTCACATTGCCGTATAGAAATATTGTCTACATGAAACGAATTAgcatataatattactagcatGCAATTATATAGACATTGCCTAATTTTTCAAATGACTGGGCGTGGGAGCAGTTTACGGTTGCGaagtaataaattatcaaaaaatggataaaatttattcaaacaatGAACTTTTGTTCTCCTATTTAGAGAAAGCTATATATCTTTTTGATTCTGATACTATAAAAGggcatttttaaatatgtgAACAGGTACTGAGCTctttacctacatttattttatgtttgtcaaTAGACTAGATAAGATTATgaagaaaaaattaagtatgtatatacCTAAGGCATCTTTGTTTTACCCTTTACTTTCTTCTCTATTTTGTATTTGagatattagatattttttatggtataagtcggtaaatgagcagacagatGGTAAGTCATCGCCCCGctcatggacaaccgaaacacggagttacgaatttaagggctgttgatATTGGGAAATTGAGGATTGGGATTTGGAAGGgagtgattgggcctccggtaatttcactcatacaacgaaacacatcgcaagcgttatttcacgtcggttttatgtgaaGCCGTGGCTCCTATcaagccggcccgttcgtgccgaagcatggctctcccacacttttcacaattaacaTCTTCGATCTACTAATGACTGTTTATGTTATTATCTTATTATGAAACTTAATTACATTTCAATGCGTCTTCATCTAACCcgtctttattttttgttttatttgagtttAAGTTTAACTCAAGGAAATAGTTAATTTTTAGTAGGCAATATAAGTGCagaattgtgtgtttgtatttcTTCCACCTCGCAATAAAgagtttttattgtgatttttgtgTCTGGACTCTGGAGatagatttaaattatattttttgtctttaattACTACAGTCATGGTATATGCATGTTACATTCAGCAGAAATCAAAACATAATCAGACATCCGACATCATTAAATATGTGAACAGGTACTGAGTTCATTACCTATATTTATGTTTGTCTATAAACTAGATAAGATTatgaagaaaaaattaatatataCCTAAGGCATCTTTGTTGTACCCTGTACTTTTCTCTATTTTGTATTTGacatattagatattttttatggtataagtcggtaaatgagcagacagatGGTAAGTCATCGCCCCGctcatggacaaccgaaacacggagttacgaatttaagggctgttgggaaATTGAGGATTGGGATTTGGAAGGgagtgattgggcctccggtaatttcactcatacaacgaaacacatcgcaagcgttgtttcacgtcggttttatgtgaaGCCGTGGCTCCTATcaagccggcccgttcgtgccgaagcatggctcgccCACACTTTTTCACAATTAACATCTTCAATCTACTAATGACTGTTTATGTTATTATCTAattgtgaaattaaataaaatttgaatgcGTCTTCATTTTAcccgtttttattttttgtcttatttGAGTTTAAGTTTTCAAGGAAATAGTTAATTCTTTGTAGGTAATATAAGTGCagaattgtgtgtttgtatttcTTCCACCTCGCAATAAAgagtttttattgtgatttttgtgTCTGGACTCTGGAGATAGATAGAAAGGCTGGAGagttaaatgatatttttctCTTCAATTACTACATGGTATATGCATGTTACATTCAGCAGAAATCAAAACATAATCAGACATCCGAGATAGTTTTCTTCTGTAAATACGATATTTATtgatttgtgtatttatttccGCACAACAATCCCGATAATATTAGTAGATAATTATCTGCTAAAATTACTTGAGATCTTTATtcgtaattttttatggtaataaaCATTAGAAATTCATGTAAGGCTTGCCTAGGTTCtaaggattattttattttatttatttatgtgcacCACACTACAGACAATACTAAAAAGGACAACACATGACAACCATGAAGTACAAATGTA
This sequence is a window from Spodoptera frugiperda isolate SF20-4 chromosome 5, AGI-APGP_CSIRO_Sfru_2.0, whole genome shotgun sequence. Protein-coding genes within it:
- the LOC118272116 gene encoding uncharacterized protein LOC118272116 isoform X1; translated protein: MWALPVLRTRSYLAAVEFHAHAASLGSLSPCDLYLVNLGSVVRCETSIRTPPSRATVILRTSSAAAPALERKRWLAVVGAVAKDANCAQNASSSASTASVGSPSPTT